In a single window of the Daphnia carinata strain CSIRO-1 chromosome 4, CSIRO_AGI_Dcar_HiC_V3, whole genome shotgun sequence genome:
- the LOC130694310 gene encoding uncharacterized protein LOC130694310 produces the protein MANLLIFLAALLAVPSSGSVPSSAKYRRGRQWVGELEDQSGCSFPVSVGQNGTMSNSPVERVSLCNFTISGPLVDSVYPWRKGLASLSNWLGGPATDASNSSDGGYAYFETSFLPGQHQQLPGVQAKAWLKSPVYQPTTPSGHCLHFSYNVQGVSASGLRLLRVQMVPLEGHSAAPKNSPAATTLIANSILMPSLSSNTQHKRQADGNLIFAAPWTPFRNILVNQTGWQEVVDEIWLSSDSTRGEWLKGHVTYSSPYPHAFIFEAVPNLAYSQYRGHVAIDDIQFASGSCEAECEFNVDFCQWSNDPDGDFDWSLSRGSLWTNTGPLRDQLSSQHNFNFGGYAFIDSRQPHFAGSRASLTSNILPATANQESDNALCFVFWVHMFGAGIGSLRVLQKSTDNTSSEQEIWQLSGQSGPRDSWYRAQVTLASSSPFKIRLEATVGESGYGDIAIDSLRIENGSCPGLPEWAVNRGLDCTFQNGLCGWVLTNSRPGITSMWTRNSADIFSGRPDGHTQQNVLSHLPNSYMLFDTYLNGHTPGSRGFISSPLQRSTEHHCLSFWFYMASATAVHPRVGAFEVVLYEPVTSNKSANETNNAVKHTSAVSSTLWRLENHQEEKWLSAQVSFVPASGGYISFVGIRGEGLRGIIAIDDVTLFRGRCQILPADAAVSPLDCSFDQNFCNWSVDTESVIASISTEAITTEKQVEASVTTEKQVEAAVTTEKLMEMTTTTEKQMEIAITTEKQMEASATTDKPTEVSVTTEIPPTTNASSLDSKINSTPENDEQPIVFPVDDEQVTTEDSIPTTTADVVPTSTGIAELIELIPAQSSPVATEARRNSVQTIASILVSEVSPAIGASKEIESSSSSSVSIPSSTPSTTTVAATTSTQASTTTDSAKKASPTPSASSPSIVIKAASDNVNKDSAVRGVSGLYDEITSFGGNTIEVISTSRDGATKSIIISQPVRNRFRRSAKWIGYNHRRDSRIVNYRRAQSSSAEEGVWKRPKPVPLWLRSRQPPVDDEQITPVSAHQTFTSQRTSPPKLFAFSSVPRSPVNEPPSLPSGNGSQSLVNENPQWLLSSSSASLYGVRDHTLQLADGGYVYVEGKGKSSVSRLFSPSFPGNATYCLSFFFTMVYNSPNSTLTVYRLSEGPLNELWRVTAAAIDRSGGRNKSPWIPARVPIPAVGEADQSIVIEGSTDSGGIGLDDIRFRQVPCSIRP, from the exons atggccAACTTGTTGATATTCTTGGCTGCATTGCTGGCAGTTCCTTCGTCAGGAAGCGTTCCATCATCTGCCAAGTACCGA AGAGGTCGGCAATGGGTAGGCGAACTGGAAGATCAGAGCGGCTGTAGCTTTCCCGTCTCCGTCGGGCAGAACGGCACGATGAGCAATTCGCCGGTTGAACGAGTTTCCTTGTGCAATTTCACGATCAGTGGGCCGCTTGTCGACAGTGTGTATCCCTGGCGGAAAGGATTAGCCTCACTGAGTAACTGGCTAGGTGGCCCGGCTACAGATGCTTCCAATTCTTCTGACG GGGGATACGCATATTTTGAGACTTCCTTTCTTCCCGGACAACATCAACAATTACCCGGAGTTCAAGCCAAGGCGTGGCTCAAGAGTCCCGTTTATCAACCTACCACGCCTAGCGGTCATTGTCTCCATTTTTCC TACAACGTTCAAGGTGTGAGCGCGTCCGGACTGAGGCTATTGCGCGTCCAAATGGTCCCTCTTGAAGGTCACAGCGCCGCACCCAAGAATTCTCCAGCAGCCACGACGCTCATCGCCAACAGTATCCTCATGCCGTCGTTGTCATCGAATACGCAACATAAAAGACAAGCAGACGGAAATTTGATATTCGCAGCGCCGTGGACACCTTTTCGAAATATCCTTGTCAATCAGACAGGATGGCAGGAAGTTGTGGATGAGATTTGGTTATCTTCCGACTCGACTCGAGGTGAATGGCTCAAGGGTCACGTAACTTACAGTTCTCCCTATCCGCACGCCTTCATTTTTGAGGCCGTACCTAATTTGGCGTATTCGCAATATCGCGGCCACGTTGCCATTGATGATATTCAGTTCGCCAGCGGTTCGTGCGAAG CTGAATGTGAATTTAATGTGGACTTTTGCCAATGGTCTAATGACCCTGATGGAGATTTTGATTGGTCGCTGAGTCGAGGTTCATTGTGGACGAATACGGGGCCTTTGCGTGATCAGCTTTCATCGCAACACAATTTCAATTTTG GAGGATATGCTTTTATCGATTCGCGACAGCCGCATTTTGCTGGCAGCCGTGCCTCGTTGACGAGTAATATTTTACCTGCAACGGCTAATCAAGAATCAGATAACGCCCTTTGTTTCGTCTTTTGGGTGCACATGTTTGGCGCAGGCATCGGGAGCTTGAG AGTTCTTCAAAAGTCGACAGACAATACTTCCTCGGAACAAGAAATATGGCAACTTTCCGGCCAATCTGGCCCTCGTGATTCGTGGTACAGGGCTCAAGTTACCTTAGCTTCATCATCGCCTTTCAAA attcgATTAGAGGCGACAGTTGGCGAATCTGGATATGGTGATATTGCAATCGATTCGCTGCGCATAGAAAACGGATCATGTCCTG gattaccCGAGTGGGCGGTGAATAGAGGCCTTGACTGTACATTCCAGAATGGATTGTGTGGGTGGGTATTAACTAATAGCAGACCTGGAATCACATCCATGTGGACTCGAAATAGCGCTGACATCTTCTCAGGTCGCCCAGACGGTCATACGCA GCAGAACGTACTATCCCATTTACCCAACAGCTACATGTTGTTTGATACTTACCTCAACGGACATACGCCCGGATCGCGCGGCTTTATTTCGAGCCCTCTGCAACGTAGCACCGAACATCATTGCCTATCGTTTTGGTTTTACATGGCCAGCGCTACAGCTGTCCATCCTCGCGTGGGCGCATTTGAG GTGGTCTTGTATGAACCAGTTACGTCTAACAAGAGCGCCAATGAGACAAACAATGCTGTCAAGCATACGTCAGCGGTATCGAGCACTTTGTGGCGCTTGGAGAATCATCAAGAGGAGAAGTGGCTCTCTGCTCAG GTGTCTTTCGTCCCCGCTTCCGGGGGATACATTAGCTTTGTCGGCATAAGAGGTGAAGGATTACGTGGGATTATTGCCATAGACGATGTTACGCTCTTCCGGGGCCGTTGtcaaa TTTTGCCAGCGGATGCTGCTGTCAGCCCATTAGATTGCAGTTTCGATCAAAACTTTTGTAATTGGAGCGTTGATACTGAGTCTGTCATTGCGTCCATCAGTACTGAAGCCATTACAACAGAGAAGCAAGTGGAAGCTTCGGTAACAACGGAGAAGCAAGTGGAGGCTGCCGTCACAACAGAGAAACTAATGGAAATGACGACCACAACTGAAAAGCAAATGGAAATTGCGATCACAACCGAGAAGCAAATGGAAGCTTCAGCAACAACTGATAAACCAACGGAAGTTTCCGTCACAACAGAAATACCGCCAACTACGAATGCCTCTTCTTTAGATTCAAAGATCAATTCGACGCCTGAAAATGACGAACAGCCCATTGTATTTCCGGTCGACGACGAGCAAGTCACCACAGAAGATTCCATTCCAACGACGACTGCTGATGTCGTTCCCACATCGACTGGCATTGCTGAATTGATTGAATTGATTCCAGCCCAATCGTCACCTGTCGCAACAGAAGCAAGACGCAATTCTGTTCAGACTATCGCATCGATATTGGTCAGTGAAGTGTCTCCAGCAATCGGAGCatcaaaggaaattgaaagttCCAGCAGTTCATCTGTTTCGATTCCATCTTCGACGCCATCTACCACAACAGTGGCGGCAACAACGAGCACGCaagcatcaacaacaacagataGTGCAAAGAAAGCATCTCCAACACCATCAGCCAGCAGCCCGTCGATAGTAATCAAAGCAGCGTCTGATAATGTTAACAAAGATAGCGCCGTGAGGGGAGTCTCTGGTCTCTACGATGAGATCACGTCCTTTGGCGGTAACACAATCGAAGTGATCAGTACAAGTCGCGATGGAGCCACTAAATCGATCATCATCAGCCAACCGGTGCGCAATCGGTTCCGACGCTCTGCTAAATGGATTGGTTACAATCATCGGCGCGATTCTAGGATCGTTAATTACCGCAGAGCTCAAAGTTCTTCAGCCGAAGAAGGTGTCTGGAAACGTCCAAAACCCGTCCCGCTTTGGCTCCGGTCACGTCAGCCACCCGTTGATGATGAACAAATCACTCCCGTATCTGCACACCAAACGTTTACGTCACAGAGAACGTCACCGCCAAAATTATTTGCTTTTTCAAGCGTTCCAAGATCTCCCGTCAATGAGCCGCCTTCTCTCCCATCTGG gAACGGCTCTCAATCTCTCGTCAACGAAAACCCTCAATGGCTATTATCGAGCTCTTCAGCATCGCTTTATGGCGTACGTGACCACACGCTCCAACTAGCAGACG gtgGCTACGTTTACGTGGAGGGTAAAGGGAAATCGAGCGTGAGTCGGCTATTTTCTCCATCATTCCCTGGCAACGCAACATATTGCCTGTCATTTTTCTTCACCATGGTTTACAATAGCCCGAACTCAACTTTGACTGTTTATCG GCTCAGCGAGGGTCCGTTGAACGAGTTGTGGAGGGTTACGGCAGCGGCAATCGATCGATCCGGCGGCCGCAACAAATCACCCTGGATACCTGCCCGTGTCCCTATCCCAGCCGTCGGAGAAGCCGATCAA TCTATCGTCATTGAAGGATCAACAGATAGCGGCGGAATCGGACTGGATGACATTCGCTTTAGACAAGTCCCATGTTCaa TTCGGCCCTGA
- the LOC130694311 gene encoding organic cation transporter-like protein, with protein MAIEDFDDILPHVGSFGAFQKRILLLSLPVNYFLAVVYMAQIYQTLTPEHWCAVPELSNLDLLDRRNLSIPLELRDGELAYSRCRMFDVNYTHMDVTEQPNSSWPTKPCSTTDGWDYDLSGGMYHTIVSESNWVCDDDWRPNFAQAMFFVGAIVGSLLFGLLADWYGRLPVLIMSNVLACGAGVATGFAKGFVDYVVCRFLVGMAYDLHYMMMYIILMEYVGPEKRTIVGNVPLAIFLTLGASSLPWIAYALADWRLFSIISSAPIAIIVVAWWLVPESARWLVLKGKSDQTLKTLQQCARINKRTVDPLIYQEFQAATLRTYQLEKENPTNWMDLFRSPKMRQRFLIITLTWMVITVVYDGYVRSLAILPYSVFITNSVAGSLELPADLVPVVTLDRLGRRWTLMLALGCAGLAGIATGLVPQSWAMMMTVLAMASRFFITIAMNTGLQYTVELIPTQLRGQGTGVVHITGHAATFFAPFILYLSTYYNTLPYIVLGALSIFGGLVCLLLPETANQNLPESVADAEHFGTGQSFFNIPCLSKRRERRRRLNDVDNVKKILPALDAVGVNSARRYVKDLSHPPCQLGKSQQETGSLPRRQQTEGCQNDSFASSNPSFLNQTTRF; from the exons ATGGCCATTGAAGATTTCGACGACATTTTACCTCATGTGGGCAGTTTCGGCGCCTTCCAAAAGAGGATCTTGCTCTTATCTCTGCCTGTCAATTATTTCCTGGCTGTCGTCTACATGGCGCAAATCTACCAGACTTTG ACACCAGAACATTGGTGCGCGGTACCTGAACTGAGCAACTTGGACTTATTGGATCGACGGAATTTGTCAATTCCGTTGGAGCTGCGCGACGGTGAGCTGGCCTACAGCAGGTGTCGCATGTTTGATGTCAACTACACTCAC ATGGACGTGACGGAACAGCCAAACTCATCGTGGCCTACCAAACCGTGCTCAACTACTGACGGCTGGGATTATGACCTGAGTGGCGGCATGTATCACACTATCGTCTCTGAG AGTAATTGGGTCTGCGATGACGACTGGCGACCCAATTTCGCACAAGCCATGTTCTTCGTCGGGGCCATCGTCGGCAGTCTGCTCTTTGGTTTATTGGCCGACTGGTATGGTAGATTACCCGTCTTGATCATGAGCAATGTACTGGCGTGCGGCGCAGGCGTGGCTACCGGATTTGCCAAAGGATTCGTCGATTACGTCGTCTGCCGCTTCCTCGTCGGCATGGCTTATGATCTCCATTACAT gaTGATGTACATTATCT TGATGGAGTACGTCGGTCCTGAAAAAAGAACGATAGTGGGCAACGTTCCCTTGGCTATTTTCCTGACTCTGGGCGCTAGTAGTTTGCCGTGGATCGCTTACGCTTTGGCGGATTGGCGtcttttttccatcatttcCTCGGCTCCGATTGCCATTATCGTTGTCGCTTGGTGGCTAGTTCCCGAATCCGCACGATGGCTCGTCCTCAAGGGAAAATCAGACCAGACGCTCAAGACGCTGCAGCAGTGCGCTCGTATCAACAAGAGAACAGTCGATCCGCTCATTTACCAGGAATTTCAA GCGGCAACGTTGAGAACGTACCAGCTGGAAAAAGAGAATCCCACCAATTGGATGGATCTCTTTCGCTCGCCAAAGATGCGCCAACGCTTTCTCATCATCACGTTAACGTG GATGGTCATCACGGTGGTTTACGACGGCTACGTCCGCTCCTTGGCCATCTTGCCCTATAGCGTTTTCATCACCAACAGCGTGGCCGGCTCCCTGGAATTGCCGGCCGATCTAGTGCCCGTCGTCACGCTCGATCGACTCGGAAGGCGCTGGACTCTGATGTTGGCCCTCGGTTGCGCTGGATTGGCCGGAATCGCCACCGGACTCGTTCCCCAGA GCTGGGCAATGATGATGACTGTTCTGGCCATGGCCAGTCGCTTCTTTATCACCATCGCCATGAATACGGGCCTGCAGTATACTGTGGAACTCATCCCGACGCAGTTGCGCGGCCAAGGGACCGGCGTCGTCCACATCACTGGGCACGCTGCCACTTTCTTCGCTCCATTCATCCTCTATCTG aGCACGTATTACAACACGTTGCCGTACATTGTGCTTGGTGCTTTATCCATTTTTGGCGGACTTGTTTGCCTTCTCTTACCGGAAACTGCTAATCAAAATTTGCCTGAATCAGTCGCCGATGCTGAACATTTTGGAACGGGGCAATCTTTCTTCAACATACCGTGCCTATCAAa GCGTCGTGAACGTCGAAGAAGATTGAACGATGTCGACAACGTTAAAAAGATTTTACCAGCCTTGGATGCTGTGGGCGTCAACTCTGCTCGTCGATACGTCAAGGACCTGTCACATCCACCGTGTCAGCTTGGAAAATCTCAACAAGAAACGGGTTCTCTTCCTCGTAGACAGCAGACTGAAGGCTGCCAGAATGACTCTTTTGCTAGCAGCAATCCATCTTTTTTGAATCAGACCACTCGATTTTGA
- the LOC130694283 gene encoding LOW QUALITY PROTEIN: uncharacterized protein LOC130694283 (The sequence of the model RefSeq protein was modified relative to this genomic sequence to represent the inferred CDS: deleted 2 bases in 1 codon), with protein sequence MSANRKPYQNHGFQNHSCHGGMVPPYLNLERSAQTEAFVVAPLVFDPVTENRQASVGSHEHAADIFSTDYKYLPDTWNSDCYDDAEHVAFNLCEDNQNLIYWNDPFTKGNFTQLSPSANSHTTTSVMPILQDISSPCVPLRQNQQKEELQSTKGALLIASEEKSRENHVCPMCGRTFVYQLNFAKHLTAAGCCQPPCKKSRMDPESDTKETFKSNTLPRTSRTKKITRSNSTKSRKKQTVPSLNNHPQEYLPNTVIISDLQGTPMMMLSRERFKILKATKQRPSNASGQYEAQTLFDSLQESTYCSFCDLQLNSENLYQRHRLAHALVIQLTRCLVHSLPRISSPYNETTCGSNPAVLGDWLSDQIRCSINDDNWLKLSVQEVEQVLGNSNMDVDIPQRHGIQDNAGFQNIVDLLVSQDLNLAPVSEFADATRILDFIPQETEKSIETTGMSTSVTYDPFLIQSVCSMPDQPMIVPVGSDLGTTEVASPVWQTSGIEMSDVNGCTSFCDFNEAEGSFKLLITDLDVVERQMASLLKSYETLSPSDDGGNLSHSELEFEHICNGHPQDKFAMHHTASSRAAEYPSTCKLDVELANLTSCKMLPILGDVDRLTYKLDRPVRSTTPEEEENLTH encoded by the exons ATGTCCGCCAACCGAAAACCATATCAGAATCATGGCTTCCAAAACCACTCATGTCACGGCGGCATGGTGCCTCCCTATCTGAATCTCGAACGGTCAGCACAAACTGAAGCTTTCGTCGTTGCCCCCCTCGTGTTTGATCCAGTTACAGAAAATAGGCAAGCATCTGTAGGATCTCATGAGCATGCTGCCGACATCTTCAGCACAGATTACAAGTATTTGCCCGACACCTGGAATAGTGATTGCTATGATGATGCAGAACATGTGGCATTTAATCTCTGTGAG GATAATCAAAACTTGATCTACTGGAATGACCCATTCACCAAAGGCAATTTTACGCAGCTATCTCCTTCAGCAAACTCTCATACCACGACATCAGTAATGCCCATATTGCAAGATATATCTTCCCCTTGTGTACCTTTAAGACAAAATCAGCAGAAAGAAGAACTGCAATCGACCAAGGGGGCGCTACTTATAGCGAGCGAAGAAAAGTCAAGAGAGAATCACGTATGCCCTATGTGTGGGCGTACATTTGTCTACCAATTAAACTTTGCAAAGCACTTGACAGCAGCAGGCTGTTGTCAGCCCCCTTGCAAAAAGAGCCGAATGGATCCTGAGTCTGATAcaaaagaaacattcaaaTCTAATACCCTGCCACGAACCAGCCGTACCAAGAAAATAACGCGATCCAATTCAACCAagtcacgaaaaaaacaaaccgtTCCATCATTAAACAACCATCCACAAGAGTATCTACCGAACACGGTAATCATTTCCGATTTGCAAGGGACTCCAATGATGATGCTTTCAAGGGAA AGATTCAAGATACTTAAGGCTACGAAACAACGGCCCTCAAATGCATCAGGCCAGTACGAAGCCCAAACCCTTTTCGATAGTCTACAAGAGTCTACATACTGCAGTTTTTGTGACTTGCAGTTGAATTCAGAGAACCTCTATCAACGACATCGCCTTGCTCATGCTCTTGTGATCCAGCTTACTCGTTGCCTGGTGCATTCTCTACCAAGAATTTCATCTCCATATAATGAGACAACTTGTGGCAGCAATCCGGCTGTCCTCGGTGATTGGTTGAGTGACCAAATCCGTTGCAGTATTAATGACGACAACTGGTTAAAACTTTCTGTTCAGGAAGTGGAACAAGTACTGGGCAACAGCAACATGGACGTAGATATCCCACAACGCCACGGAATTCAAGATAATGCTGGGTTTCAAAACATTGTTGACCTTCTAGTTAGCCAAGATTTGAATCTCGCTCCGGTTAGTGAGTTTGCCGACGCCACAAGAATATTGGATTTCATTCCACAGGAAACGGAAAAATCTATAGAAACGACTGGGATGTCTACCTCCGTCACGTACGATCCGTTTCTAATTCAGTCGGTGTGCAGTATGCCGGACCAGCCCATG ATCGTTCCAGTTGGCAGCGACTTAGGGACAACTGAAGTGGCTAGTCCTGTTTGGCAGACATCCGGAATTGAAATGTCAGATGTGAATGGATGCACGTCTTTCTGCGATTTTAATGAAGCAGAGGGATCTTTCAAGTTACTTATTACAGATCTTGATGTTGTGGAAAGGCAAATGGCTAGCCTTTTGAAGAGTTACGAAACTCTTTCACCGTCAG ACGATGGCGGGAATCTTAGTCACTCCGAATTGGAATTTGAGCATATTTGCAACGGCCATCCGCAGGATAAGTTTGCGATGCACCACACCGCTTCCTCACGGGCGGCTGAATATCCTTCAACTTGCAAACTCGATGTCGAACTTGCAAATCTCACGAGTTGCAAAATGTTGCCCATATTGGGGGACGTTGACCGTTTGACTTACAAACTCGATCGACCAGTTAGATCAACAACGccagaggaagaagaaaatctaACCCACTGA
- the LOC130694287 gene encoding UDP-glycosyltransferase UGT5-like translates to MRIPYIPECFMYLLLATSYIEAYNILILTPITSPSHSFVFKPLVEALVERGHLVTYWNGLQSSKSGSSDSRGKLRLLMSPNLVKMNTQHEIDFNDRDSQFTLFFRLPRTMVTYCRVVYEDPVFHQLMHSKERYDLIIVDGFVNDCILFLAEILDVPFVYLSCLAPPPWLLYQIGSPLALEQFPNPVGHRDKMNLWQRLFNSVTTVLAIYIHRWLILPLIENVASQTLGINNLTSIVEIENRYLSLLLVNSHFSVNYHLPTASAVVQVGGIHMSGKRESTKLSKELAAFLDDSGDAGFIILSFGSMIRSDGLPKQFRRIFLSTFARLQQRVIWKWENNSIFDEAGEAIPNNVKTISWLPQRELLSHPKIRLFISHGGLLSQFETVYHGVPSICLPVWADHPINAQKSEDDGYAIRINWGDLTEEKLYNAIQLMLTNPSYSQRVKQVSALMHDEINNPLDRAIFWIEYVIRHQGAPHLRNASRELALPQRALLDVLLILLVAIFAVAFIALRLFHFCYSLCRRKKIPVAANKKEN, encoded by the exons ATGCGTATCCCGTACATACCAGAATGTTTTATGTACCTGTTATTAGCAACGTCTTATATTGAAGCTTACAACATTCTCATCCTGACACCCATCACCTCGCCGAGTCACAGTTTTGTGTTTAAACCGTTGGTGGAAGCGTTGGTAGAACGTGGGCATCTCGTTACCTACTGGAATGGATTGCAATCAAGTAAATCGGGTTCATCAGACAGCAGGGGCAAATTACGTCTTTTGATGTCTCCGAATCTCGTGAAGATGAACACCCAACACGAAATTGATTTTAACGATCGCGACAGCCAGTTCACTCTGTTTTTCCGATTGCCACGCACAATGGTGACATATTGCAGGGTTGTGTACGAAGATCCTGTTTTTCACCAGCTGATGCATTCGAAGGAACGATATGATTTGATTATCGTCGACGGATTTGTCAAtgattgcattttgtttttggccgaaATCCTTGATGTCCCTTTCGTCTATTTAAGCTGTTTGGCCCCTCCACCGTGGCTTTTGTATCAAATCGGCTCACCATTGGCTCTAGAACAATTTCCAAATCCTGTAGGACATCGAGATAAGATGAATCTTTGGCAGCGTTTGTTCAACAGTGTAACGACTGTTCTTGCTATTTACATTCACCGTTGGCTTATTTTACCTCTCATCGAAAACGTGGCATCCCAGACGCTGGGAATCAACAATTTAACGTCTATTGTGGAAATCGAAAACCGTTATTTGAGTTTACTATTAGTCAACAGTCATTTTAGTGTCAATTATCACCTGCCAACCGCTTCGGCTGTCGTACAAGTCGGTGGGATTCATATGAGTGGAAAGCGAGAATCAACCAAATTATCCAAG GAATTGGCTGCATTTCTAGACGATTCGGGTGATGCTGGATTTATCATTCTCAGTTTTGGTTCCATGATACGGAGTGATGGACTTCCAAAACAATTCCGTCGAATTTTCCTGTCAACTTTTGCCCGGTTACAGCAGCGCGTCATCTGGAAATGGGAAAACAACAGTATATTCGATGAAGCCGGGGAAGCAATCCCGAATAATGTTAAAACAATTTCCTGGTTACCACAACGAGAATTGCTAAGCCACCCTAAAATTCGATTATTCATTTCACATGGTGGTCTGTTGAGTCAGTTTGAAACTGTTTATCACGGCGTTCCGTCCATTTGTCTGCCTGTCTGGGCCGATCATCCGATCAATGCCCAGAAATCCGAAGACGATGGATACGCAATCCGTATAAATTGGGGTGATCTAACCGAAGAAAAGCTTTACAATGCCATCCAGCTCATGCTTACCAATCCGAG CTATAGCCAAAGGGTGAAACAAGTTTCTGCACTAATGCACGACGAGATAAACAATCCACTGGATCGAGCTATTTTCTGGATCGAATACGTCATTCGTCACCAAGGCGCACCTCATTTACGTAATGCTTCGCGCGAACTTGCTCTTCCACAACGGGCCCTTCTCGATGTTTTGTTAATATTGTTAGTCGCCATTTTTGCCGTTGCTTTTATTGCATTGcgtctatttcatttttgctatTCTCTATGTCGCCGGAAAAAGATTCCTGTTGCagcaaacaagaaagaaaattaa